The DNA segment ACCCAGCCATATCTTTTGTAAAATCAGTTCAGTTGTGAGTTACAGTTTGTAGTTTTTCACTTTGCGAGACCTACATGCAGTACCTCATGAAGAACTGCAGGGAGGGTAGTAGACCCAAAATCTAAGTCCAGAGAGGTTGATATTGACAGGCTCAATGAATTTCCCCtctaaaattaataatatccAATTGATATAAATTTGACAATGTTGGTAAAAACCCTGTGTTTGAAAGATAAAAAGTAAGCAAAATATCTTTAAGCTAgataatttcattatttcagtGTGGAGTTCTTAACTTACACCAACAGAGGCTTAAGTTTATgaacttttgttcttttttgttgttgttgttcaaatAGACGGCCGATCAACTAGAATGATCTAGATAATTATTTGTTACAGTGAGGGACAATATAGGAACATGTAACGCAAAGACTGACTGtcaatgcattttctttttttgcgactatcctcaaaatttgaaaagggtaaaacattaggtcactttatttatgttatttactTTTCTGGTTTTAACTCAAAATTATTGATAATTAGCCAGATAGTCCAAACATATATTGTCCACTTGAGATGACATGTCAAAAATGTGAATAGGATGCTTAAAGTAAAGTAACCTTGAATATGTTTCAGGGGGATGTCATAATTTCTGCAtgaatgtgtttatgttttcttagaGAGGTTATCACTGCGTGCATGAATCACTTAGTCAACAGACAGGAGTAAATTAGAAAGAGTGTCTAAGTATTACCTTTATGAGTCACATAGTGCTTTGATGCtgttaaagtgttttgaacaaAACTgcgtcaagaaaaaaaatctgactccCCAAGCTTCAAAACAGCCATCAACAATGTCGTCTGTGTTCTCAGATGGGGGCTTCAACAAATTGCTAGCATGTCTGCACACGCATATTCCACCCATTTTACATCATCATAAAGGCCAAATCACCTGAGCGCTTAGCTTTAGTCATGCCTTGTCAGCACAAGTAAGACAGCGTTGAGACAGAGCAAGTTCCTGAATTATTGGAGTGTTGTGTTAGCTGGGACTGTCCTGACATAGTGAAGCAATGAGGGCTCTTTCTGGTGTGATGTAATGAACACTTCCACAATCTGTAATGACAAAGCACCCTGCTCTTCCTTCTTATCCCGAATGACCTCACGACACAGTTAAcctcttaaaaaaatacaatttattacaCAATCAACAACATATAGTGATGTACAAAGATATCTGCACATTGAATTGCAAAGTGTGACCTAAATTTATACTTCAAAATAGATGGAAATATCTATGAGATATAAGAGTAGAAGTGAAGGAGCTGGgatttaaaatcaactttttgtcttttttttgacttgcgatccagaaccgcacagcattatGGGAAATGTGGGCAAACCTCTCaaagttggtggaatcaacCGTGTTCATGTCTATGGAATCAACCAGATCAACTAACTCAttccttggttacctagcaacaacaaGTTTCAAATTCTTTCCAACttcagttacctagcaacaacctgttgagtaactggcgCAGTGGATGTTGAAGGTTTCTTATAActgtttaacaataaaaaccaaTGGCGTGGAGTAGaaactgcagataaaacaggaaaggttatGCCACGGCATtgacagtatttcagatatttaaaacaaaaacttcattAATAATTATCCATATTGACAATTACTGGCATCAACTTTATGATATGTTTTGTAGTCCTATAGTCCAGTTCTAATAAGCACAATAAAAAGTCAACCCTGGTAGCTTTCAGTGGATGTTTTCCCTGAGAGGAAGAGCCCTGTTGCATGACCCAGAGAAGACATGAAGCCGGGAAGTCTGAAATGGACACTATGGACTCGTGGATCAGTCAAAGTAGGTTCTATGAAATCAGACTTTGTGGGTCTGTCACCAGCTGCAGAGGCGGGTGAAAGGAGCAGCAGCTCGGCTGAGCAGCTTGCCGTAGGCCTGACGAAACTGTCTGTTCATGAGCGCGTACAGAATAGGGTTAATGCAGCTGTTGAGCCAGGTGAGGTTGGCACAGAACATGTGCAACATCTGTGGGGCGCGGTTTTCTTTGTCTGCTATGTTTAGTAGCATAAATGGGACAAAGCAGCACACAAAGCagagaaacacagcaaaacacatGCGGGTCACACGCTTGAATTCGTTATCCTCTGGAGCCGCGGACTGCGAAGCCAGAGCAGTGCTTTGGGTCTCTAGCTTGTCGTCTGATGACTTTAAGGGTAAAGCTGAGCTCTGAGGTGGGAGAATAGCCTTTTTGTAATCTTGTGTGTTTTGATCTGGTTCTGCTTGGCTGCTGATCTCCGAGCTACACGTCTTCCCCACACCACTTTCCACTCCGCTATCGTCCGTCACCTGAGCTGAAGGAGCAGATTTCTTCCTAGAAGAGCTTTGACTCAGCCTGTAGCGGAGCAGAGCTTTTGATGCAAGCCTGACTTTTCTGTAGATGAGCGCGTAGAAGACTCCAACACATCCTAGACCGATgaagaaatagaagaaaagcAGGATGGTGGTGTAGGGGCGGCCTTTGGTGCGATGGAAGCTGCAGGTGCACACCTGAGGCACAAACACGTAAACAGACCAGAGTGGGCCGAAGCTGGCCAGACCCAGACCCCAAGCTGAGACCACGAGTAAAGTAAGTCCAAGGCTGGAAAACACGCGGTTGAAAACAACTCTTTTTGCAACCAGGAGGTATCGGCCTACCGCCACCAGGCAGAGGGTAATGATGGAGACGGAgttggagaggaagaggagcagcccAAAGATCTGGCACCACACCTGACCAGTACGCCATCTGAGGTGCAGGTAGGAGTCCACAGAGATGGGCTGCAGGATGGTGCAGTAGAGAAGGTCAGCCACCGCCAGGTTAACGATGAGGACGTTGAAGCGAGTCTGGACACGGGAGTCCAGGGCGAAGACCAGGACGGTCATCAGGTTCCCCACAGTTCCAGTGATGGTTACACAACATCCCCACAGCACGGCAAAGTACCGGTACTCCACCACCGAGGAGCTGTAGCAGGAGAAGTTACTGTCCTCTATTTGGTTTGTGTGATTCATCTTTATGCTGTGAAAATAATAGAGAAGGTGATTTCCTTTAACTGACTTCATAGCAGGTTTGTCTGAGAAGGAAGCTACATGGCAGGTAGACAAAAATAGTTCCCACTTCCCTTTGCTGCTCTGCTTGAAACTACTAGTGTAGGTTTTAGCTTTGACAAAACTTTGGTTCCTTTTTAGCTGAGTGGAGGAACATAGTCTTCTgattttgttgcaaaatgtaaaaatatttacataaatgtgGTTCATAATTCACAGCAGAAGAGACTGTAGCAGATTTCTGCTCCTTTATAATATGAccaccatatatatatatatatat comes from the Gambusia affinis linkage group LG07, SWU_Gaff_1.0, whole genome shotgun sequence genome and includes:
- the gpr84 gene encoding G-protein coupled receptor 84 translates to MNHTNQIEDSNFSCYSSSVVEYRYFAVLWGCCVTITGTVGNLMTVLVFALDSRVQTRFNVLIVNLAVADLLYCTILQPISVDSYLHLRWRTGQVWCQIFGLLLFLSNSVSIITLCLVAVGRYLLVAKRVVFNRVFSSLGLTLLVVSAWGLGLASFGPLWSVYVFVPQVCTCSFHRTKGRPYTTILLFFYFFIGLGCVGVFYALIYRKVRLASKALLRYRLSQSSSRKKSAPSAQVTDDSGVESGVGKTCSSEISSQAEPDQNTQDYKKAILPPQSSALPLKSSDDKLETQSTALASQSAAPEDNEFKRVTRMCFAVFLCFVCCFVPFMLLNIADKENRAPQMLHMFCANLTWLNSCINPILYALMNRQFRQAYGKLLSRAAAPFTRLCSW